The following proteins are encoded in a genomic region of Streptococcus constellatus subsp. constellatus:
- the comE gene encoding competence system response regulator transcription factor ComE produces the protein MKVLILEDEITHQVRMETTLAEIAKEMGIPIKVKITGKVREFKEYIENDEVNQLYFLDIDIKGEETKGLEIAKFIRHHNPYAIIVFVTTKSEFATMTFKYKVSALDFVDKNLNDAAFKKHIKDSIEYTKATLIENKDMVDYFEYSFRGGEVRMPFNDILYIETTGSSHKLRIVGKNFFKEFYGTIADIQEKDEKTQRFFSPHKSYLVNIGNIKGYDKKTREIIFYEDHRCPITRMKIGKLKSILEESKG, from the coding sequence ATGAAAGTACTAATATTAGAAGATGAAATTACACATCAAGTTAGAATGGAAACAACATTGGCAGAAATAGCTAAGGAAATGGGGATTCCGATAAAAGTTAAAATAACTGGAAAAGTAAGAGAATTTAAAGAATATATTGAAAACGATGAAGTAAATCAATTATATTTTTTAGATATTGATATTAAAGGTGAAGAAACAAAAGGGTTAGAAATAGCCAAATTTATACGGCATCATAATCCTTATGCCATTATTGTTTTTGTTACAACAAAATCAGAATTTGCTACTATGACGTTTAAATATAAAGTATCTGCATTGGATTTTGTTGATAAAAATTTGAATGATGCTGCTTTTAAAAAACATATAAAAGACAGTATTGAATATACAAAAGCAACGTTGATTGAAAATAAAGATATGGTTGATTATTTTGAATATAGTTTCCGTGGTGGCGAAGTTAGAATGCCTTTTAATGATATTTTATATATTGAAACGACAGGTTCTTCTCATAAATTAAGAATTGTTGGTAAAAACTTTTTTAAAGAATTTTATGGTACGATTGCAGATATTCAGGAAAAAGACGAGAAAACACAGCGCTTCTTTTCACCTCATAAATCTTATCTAGTTAATATTGGGAATATTAAAGGTTATGATAAAAAAACAAGAGAAATTATTTTTTATGAAGATCACCGTTGTCCGATTACTCGAATGAAAATTGGAAAGTTGAAATCCATTTTAGAGGAATCAAAAGGATGA
- the rlmH gene encoding 23S rRNA (pseudouridine(1915)-N(3))-methyltransferase RlmH: protein MKIKLVTVGKLKEKYLKDGIAEYAKRLKHFTKFELIELSDEKTPDKASHLKNQQILEKEGNRILSKITDKEFVIALAIEGQQFPSEEFSKILSDITIRGISNITFVIGGSLGLSNTVKKRANLLMSFGKLTLPHQLMRLVLVEQIYRAFMIQQGSPYHK, encoded by the coding sequence ATGAAAATAAAACTTGTAACTGTTGGAAAATTAAAAGAAAAATATCTTAAAGATGGGATTGCAGAGTATGCAAAACGCTTAAAACATTTTACTAAATTTGAGTTGATTGAACTTTCAGATGAAAAAACACCTGATAAAGCAAGTCACTTAAAAAATCAGCAAATTCTGGAGAAAGAAGGGAATCGTATTTTATCGAAAATAACTGATAAGGAATTTGTGATTGCTTTAGCTATTGAAGGTCAACAATTTCCGTCAGAAGAATTTAGTAAGATATTGAGTGATATAACCATTCGTGGAATTTCAAATATTACTTTTGTGATTGGAGGAAGCCTTGGCTTATCTAATACTGTTAAAAAAAGAGCTAATTTATTGATGAGTTTTGGAAAATTGACTCTTCCTCATCAATTGATGCGATTAGTTTTAGTAGAACAAATTTATCGAGCATTTATGATTCAACAAGGAAGTCCTTATCATAAGTAA
- a CDS encoding ComC/BlpC family leader-containing pheromone/bacteriocin, with product MKKIFSKKEITKVEVESFKELTDEQLNKIVGGDSRIRMGFDFSKLFGK from the coding sequence ATGAAAAAAATTTTTAGCAAAAAGGAAATAACTAAAGTGGAAGTTGAATCATTTAAAGAACTTACTGATGAACAGTTAAATAAAATTGTTGGTGGAGATAGTCGAATAAGAATGGGATTTGATTTTTCTAAACTTTTTGGTAAATAA
- a CDS encoding sensor histidine kinase → MKIEFIHWIIFSIIEAVSVVYCYKKISRVNKVNIHFTLLCLGIVFLTDFTTIIHYSVRYIMFFIQPLFFYLYFVKVKKVKKHSSLFLALFLSLAVSGSETFFSVIISSVTGDKFVDRYWGLFYIFINIISLVFILKAIDYFKFNFKYFKKVDFKDKIVQLNFYLLFIHFLLNVSHWLSNMKSLNSFSSMIATICFLMFMSILFYLQSIREKYEKEEQIKQKEREQLQLQKYTDEIVSLYNEIRGFRHDYGGMLASFQSAIHTGNIREVERIYQEVLVNANLQLRSDKYTYFDLNNIGDSALRSVMIQTLFKARDYNIELTFEVKDFVKPLPIKLLDLVRMTSVLLNNAIEGAAESYQKTMNVSLVDLDTETILVIQNSRKKRQLDLEMIYQTDFSTKGEGRGLGLSNIKEIINNYEGIILDTNIEDEYFTQVMRVRKEGL, encoded by the coding sequence GTGAAAATAGAATTTATACATTGGATTATATTCTCAATTATAGAAGCTGTTTCTGTTGTATATTGTTATAAGAAGATAAGTAGAGTGAATAAAGTGAATATTCACTTTACTTTATTATGTTTAGGAATTGTATTTTTGACTGATTTTACTACAATAATACATTATTCGGTTAGATATATAATGTTTTTTATTCAACCATTATTTTTTTATTTATACTTTGTTAAAGTAAAAAAAGTTAAAAAACATTCGTCTTTATTTTTAGCACTATTTTTATCTTTAGCTGTATCAGGTTCTGAAACCTTCTTTTCAGTTATTATTTCTTCTGTTACAGGTGATAAGTTTGTTGATAGATATTGGGGATTGTTCTATATTTTTATTAATATTATTTCTTTAGTTTTCATTTTAAAAGCAATTGATTATTTTAAGTTTAATTTTAAATATTTTAAAAAGGTTGATTTCAAAGATAAGATTGTACAGTTAAATTTTTATCTATTATTCATTCATTTTTTATTAAATGTATCGCATTGGCTTAGCAATATGAAAAGTTTAAATAGTTTTTCTAGTATGATTGCGACGATTTGCTTTTTGATGTTTATGTCAATTTTATTCTACTTACAATCTATTCGTGAAAAATATGAAAAAGAGGAGCAAATTAAACAAAAAGAACGAGAACAGCTACAACTACAAAAGTATACAGATGAAATTGTGAGTCTTTACAATGAAATTCGAGGTTTTCGTCACGATTATGGTGGGATGTTGGCAAGTTTCCAATCTGCCATTCATACAGGTAATATAAGAGAAGTAGAACGAATTTATCAAGAAGTACTAGTAAATGCTAATTTACAACTTCGTTCAGATAAATATACTTATTTTGATTTAAATAACATTGGGGATTCAGCGCTTAGAAGCGTTATGATACAAACCTTGTTTAAGGCACGTGATTATAATATAGAATTAACATTTGAAGTAAAAGATTTTGTCAAGCCTTTACCGATTAAATTATTAGATCTAGTTAGAATGACAAGTGTTCTTTTAAATAATGCCATAGAAGGAGCAGCAGAAAGTTATCAAAAAACAATGAATGTTTCTTTGGTAGATTTGGATACAGAAACTATCTTAGTCATTCAAAATTCACGTAAAAAAAGACAACTAGACTTAGAAATGATTTATCAAACCGATTTTTCAACAAAGGGCGAGGGACGAGGTTTAGGTTTAAGCAATATCAAAGAAATTATTAATAACTATGAAGGAATTATTCTTGATACAAACATTGAGGATGAATATTTTACACAAGTAATGAGAGTAAGGAAAGAAGGTCTATAA